A region of the Nitrospira sp. genome:
TATCGGGGAAGCGCTGCGAAAGGCCAATGGGATTACCAGCCGAGCCGCACAGTTGCTTCAAGTGAATCGCACCACATTGGTGGAAAAACTCAAACGGAAAGGCTTTGATCCCAAGACTCACGGGTACTCGATTCAAAACTAGCATTCCTCTCACCGTCTCTCCTCCTACACGTCATTTTTTTGACCGGCCCCGCAAAGTGCCTGTCGGGATTTCTGACAACACCTTGTGTCTGGTTTTCTCTACCGACCGAAATCATCAAGTGATGCCGCTATTTGAATGATTCCCGAAGGGGCACAGGACTTGCTGATTTGCCCCCTGTGCAATACCGAGCTTCGTCACAAGAACTCGTCAGGGTCCGTCTAGTCCTGGCATTTGTCCTGGGAAGTCTGTTCTTCGCCGGGGGGGCATCTGCCATGGCTGCCGGTGGCCTTTCGACGATGCGACAAGAATTGCCTGCCATGATGCCTGAGCCGTCTGAATTGGTGCGCGGGGCACTTCCGGATCCAGGGCCTCGCGTGGAAGGGATTCCCGAGAGTCCGGAATGGGGTGAATTTGAACGGGGAGTCACTCTCTACAATCAGGGGCAGTATCTCGAAGCGCGGCTTCACCTGACCAACCTGCTGCGAGACCATCGCGATCTTCCGCTACGATCGTCTATTCAAGCCTTTCTCACAGAAAGCTCTTTAAAGAGTGGCGCACAAGAACTGAGGCCGCTGGAAGTCATCGATCTCTACAAGGCGGTGATGCGAGACGATCCCCGGTCGACAAATGCCAGGCGGGCCGCCTGGAGAATCGGTGATGTGTATCGTGTCGAGGGTTGGTACCAGGAGGCGCAGATCGCCTACCAGCATGCGCTCAGTCTCTCCGAGCGGGATTCCTACGATGCCAATCGAGCCATGCTCGGTCTGGGCTATGTCTTTCGCGGCATCAAGAGTTGGAAGGACAGCGTACAGACGTTTGATCACGTTTTGAAGCGAACCACGGACCCCACGTTGCTGGTGTCCGCTTCCCTGGGACAGGCCCACAGCCTCTATCGAATGGGGCGGATCAAGGACGCTGATGCGCTATATGAAAGCCTCAGCAACCGCTGGCCTTCCGCACTTCGGGCGGATCCGTATGCATTGCTGCGGTATGCAGATACGGCGGGAGAAGCTCAGCGCGGCCCGGTCATGCGGGAACAACTCCTTCATTTCTACAATCTGTATCCCTCCAGGCCGGAGAATCCTTTTGTGTTAATGCACTTGGCCGACAGTTACAAAGAGGCCGGACGATGGGAAGATGCGAGCATTTTCTATGCGGCGTTGTTGAGCCAATATCCGGATGCGCAGGTTGTGCCCACGGCCAGGCTCCGATATGCGGATGTGCAGGAGCATCTCACCCCGGAAGGCGAAGAGGTCAATCTTCGACACACGATCGCCGCCCACCTCGCAAACGTTCCTCTCAAACCCGGTGAAATGCTCAGCCCGCGCCAGTTGTTCCAACGCTCCGCCAAGGAATATGAGGACTCACCGGTTGGAAGCGAAGCGTTATTTCATCTCGGGGAGGCGTTGGAGCGAGTCGGCAAGCAGGAGGATGCGCTGAAAGCCTACGAGCAGGGGGTCCAGCGGGCCGGGAAATTTGAGAACGATCCCTGGCCGGAGAAAAGCGGGGCGCAACTCGTCAGATTTATGAGACCCAGGCTGGAAGCGGCGCTGAAAGCGGGCGACGATTTTGAGCTGATCAGCCTGTTCCACCGTAACGGCCCGTTTGCCGATCGGCTCTACGCCGGTACGGATCTTTTGCTCAAGGTAGCCGAGGCGCATCGTCGGCTTGGATTTCCAATCGAATCGGCGCGGCTCTTTCAGTCGTTGATTCGAGATTCCAAAGCCGAGACCTTTCACGAAGTCGCTTTAATGGGGCTCGGCGAGAGTTACTTGGAACAAAAAGACATGCGCGCGGCCCGTGCCGTCTTCGAGCGGTATCGCCTGCAATTTCCCGTCGGCCGGTTCGCTGGACAGGCTCTGCTTGGAATCCTGACGTCCTTCGAGGGGGAAGGAAACACGGCCGGCTTGGTGAAGCTTGGAAAGCAGTGGTTGATACACAACCCGCGCCATCCTGACCGTGCATCGGTTCAGCTGAAGGTCGCCGATGCCTTAAGGCAAGCAAGACGGGATGCCGAGGCCGCTCCCCTGTATGAGGACGTGCTTAGGGCGGGGACGGACCTGTCCGCATTGGACCGGCTCCGATATGCCGATGTGTTGGCCAGACTGAATCGTCAAGAGCCGGCACTGGCTCTGTATAAGCAGGCCTTGGTGGCGGGCTTGGAACCTGAAGAGGAAGCCTGGGCGCAATTACAGATCGTGCAGTTGGCGCGAGGAGTGAAGCGTGAAGGGTTCGCAAGAAGCGGACTTCGCGCACTGCATGAAAACAGCGACAGCCTCGTTCGGCGTATGGCTGCCGTATTGCAGACTGAGTTGCCTGAATCCACTCCCGCCGCAGGAGGCAAAAAGCGATGACCACGCGCGAGGTCGCCACATCGAACAATGACCTGCTGACACGTGCGTTCCACGACTTTGACCAGGCTGCTACCGTTCTTCAACAGTCGTATGACGCATTGACGACCAGGTTGCAGCAGATGGATCTGGAGCTCGCGCAAACCAATGCTAGTTTGCGCGAGCATCTGCGTGAAACAGAAGAGATGCGGGCCCATGTGACGGCGGTGCTGGAGTCGCTGGATACGGGTGTGATCGTAGCGGACTCGCAGGATTCGGTCGTGCGGTGCAATCACGCCACGGAACGTCTGTTGGGAGTGTCGCAAGCCAGCCTCAGGGGACGTCGGGCGACGGAGGTCCTGGAGGAAATCAGGAAAGATCGCGGCGAGTATCCGCTGGTCCTTCCGACGGACGTCACCATTGCCCTCTCGCAGAGCGACTTGACCGATGAAGCCGGGAGTTTGATCGGCAAACTGGTCCTGATCCATGACGTCACTCACATTCGACAGCTTGAAGACCGTTTGCAGCGGCGCAACCGCCTG
Encoded here:
- a CDS encoding tetratricopeptide repeat protein encodes the protein MMPEPSELVRGALPDPGPRVEGIPESPEWGEFERGVTLYNQGQYLEARLHLTNLLRDHRDLPLRSSIQAFLTESSLKSGAQELRPLEVIDLYKAVMRDDPRSTNARRAAWRIGDVYRVEGWYQEAQIAYQHALSLSERDSYDANRAMLGLGYVFRGIKSWKDSVQTFDHVLKRTTDPTLLVSASLGQAHSLYRMGRIKDADALYESLSNRWPSALRADPYALLRYADTAGEAQRGPVMREQLLHFYNLYPSRPENPFVLMHLADSYKEAGRWEDASIFYAALLSQYPDAQVVPTARLRYADVQEHLTPEGEEVNLRHTIAAHLANVPLKPGEMLSPRQLFQRSAKEYEDSPVGSEALFHLGEALERVGKQEDALKAYEQGVQRAGKFENDPWPEKSGAQLVRFMRPRLEAALKAGDDFELISLFHRNGPFADRLYAGTDLLLKVAEAHRRLGFPIESARLFQSLIRDSKAETFHEVALMGLGESYLEQKDMRAARAVFERYRLQFPVGRFAGQALLGILTSFEGEGNTAGLVKLGKQWLIHNPRHPDRASVQLKVADALRQARRDAEAAPLYEDVLRAGTDLSALDRLRYADVLARLNRQEPALALYKQALVAGLEPEEEAWAQLQIVQLARGVKREGFARSGLRALHENSDSLVRRMAAVLQTELPESTPAAGGKKR